In one window of Gemmatimonadota bacterium DNA:
- a CDS encoding DivIVA domain-containing protein, which yields MDISPEEIRERKFKTRWVSGYDMDEVEAFLNSTAGAFENLAKENESLRARMAEMDGELSDVGRRRKLLEDALVSAQKVIHDMKANAMKEAENVLKDAENKADRWISDANNQVAEIKRELGALTTLRKDYEVKFRILLESHQEQLDTMRSMDRDSGEHPAPG from the coding sequence ATGGACATCAGTCCGGAGGAAATTCGGGAACGGAAGTTCAAGACGCGCTGGGTCAGCGGCTACGATATGGATGAAGTGGAAGCGTTTCTGAACAGCACCGCAGGCGCGTTCGAAAACCTCGCGAAGGAAAACGAATCGCTGCGGGCGAGGATGGCGGAGATGGACGGCGAGTTGTCCGATGTGGGCCGGAGGCGGAAACTGCTCGAGGACGCGCTCGTGTCCGCGCAGAAGGTCATTCACGACATGAAGGCCAACGCAATGAAAGAAGCGGAAAACGTGTTGAAAGATGCGGAGAACAAGGCGGACCGGTGGATCTCCGACGCGAACAACCAGGTCGCTGAAATCAAGCGGGAACTGGGCGCGCTTACCACGTTGAGGAAGGATTACGAGGTCAAATTCAGGATTCTGCTCGAATCCCACCAGGAGCAACTGGACACCATGCGGAGCATGGACCGGGATAGCGGCGAGCATCCGGCACCGGGCTGA